The region AAGAGTATGCTCCGATTGCGTACCGTAAAGAAGTTTCTTATTGTTTTCAGACAGCGGTATTGTTTGGGAAAACCGTTCAGGAAAACCTGTCTTTTCCTTATGAAATCAGACAAGAAAATTTTAATTCTGAAAAAGCCGCAGCTTATCTAATGAAGGTCGGATTGAATAAAACGTATTTGACAAAAAATATCAACGATCTGTCAGGTGGGGAAAAACAACGGATCGCTTTAGTGCGCAATTTGTTGATTACACCCAAGGTTCTATTGCTGGATGAAGTTACTAGTGCACTGGATGCAGAAAATCAATTGATCGTCAGACACTTGATTCGAGAAATGAATCAAACAGAAGGCATCACGGTATTGTGGGTTACACATAACACTGACGAAATTGCAGAATCAGATCGTGTTATCCAGATTGTCAATGGAGAAGCGGAGGAAAAAAGATGAATTTAGAAATCAGCAACACTTCATTGTTACTTGCAACAGGATTAGTGTTGGTTGCACTAGGAGTTGTTTACAAAGAAAAGCTTGATTTAGGAAAAGATATTCTATGGGGCGTTTTTCGCGCTGTCGTCCAATTATTTGCAGTCGGTTACGTACTTGGATATGTGTTCAAGTTGGACAACACCATAGTCACGCTGGCCATGTCATTGGTTATTGTTTTTAATGCTTCCTACAATGCTGCTAAAAGAAGTCAAGGGATTCCGGGAGCGTTTAAAACATCTTTTATTGCAATTTTAACTGCGACTGCGTTGACATTGGTCATCCTGTTATTTTCAGGCTCCATAGCATTCAGCCCTTCTCAAGTCGTTCCGATATCCGGAATGATTGCCAGCAACTCAATGATTGCAATCGGAATTTGCTATCGAAATCTGAATAGTAAATTTACCGACCAGCGTCAGCAGATACTAGAAAAATTAGCACTGGGAGCGGACTTAAAACAAGCTTCCATTTCAATTGTCCGAGACAGTATTAAAGCGGGAATGTCCCCGACGATCGATTCAGCTAAGACGCTTGGCTTAGTCAGTTTGCCAGGGATGATGTCAGGGTTGATGTTTGCTGGAGTTGATCCGACACAAGCCATAAAATACCAAATCATGGTGACGTTTATGTTGCTATCAACAACCAGTATCGCTTCAGTTATAGCCAGCTATCGAGCCTACAAAGGTTTCTATAATGAACGAAAACAACTAATTGGTTAAAGAAAAAATGAGAAACAAGCCTGAGATTCTATTTCAAGCTTGTTTTTTTAGTGTACCCAGACAAGAAACGGTGCTTTACTAGAGGTTACGAAATGAAACGGGTATAATTCATATTATAGAATTAGGAAGAGAAGCACTCAAATCAGTTTGCATAGGAAAGGAAGATGAATATGAAAAAAATCGGTTTTTTAGTAGCAATGCTGGTATTAAGCGGATGCGAAAATCAATCTGCTGAAAGCCCCAGAGATGTTTCGTCAGCCGCAGAACTAGCACTAGTCTCATCAAGTGAGTCATCTGTTGAACCAGAAGACCCGCATGATGAAGAAAAAAGAATTTCATTTGTGGGAGTAGGAGACAACCTGATCCATAATGTGATTTTTGAAGAAGCTCAGTTAGAAGACGGTTCATTTGATTTTAAACCAATGTTTGAGTATGTAGCAGATCCTATCGAAACGGCAGATTTAGCTTTTATTAATCAGGAAACATTGATTGGCGGAGATGCATTTGGTTTTTCTGGTTATCCAGATTTCAACACGCCCAGCGATATGGCGGACAACTTAAAGGATTTAGGGTTTGATTTAGTGAATGGAGCTTCCAATCATTCATTGGATAAAGGCAAACAAGGCGTTTTGAACACTTTAGAAATATGGGAACAACAAGAAGACATGGTATTTACAGGGGTATTTGATTCCCAAGAGCAGCGCGATGCGATCCCAGTCATTGAAAGAGATGGACTAACTTTTTCTTTCTTGGCTTATACATATGGAACTAATGGTATTGAGCCGGATGCCTCTTATCGTTTAAACTATTTTGACAAAGACTTGATTACTCAAGATGTTAAAAAGGCAAAAGAAGTTAGTGATTTCGTTATTGTGTCAGCACATTGGGGAGATGAACATATGCTTGAACCAAATGCCTTTCAAAAAGAATATGCTCAGTTGTTTGCAGATCTAGAAGTGGATGCGGTGATTGGCACACACCCTCATGTGATTCAACCGGTTGAATGGGTAGAAGGGAAAAATGGCCATCAAACATTGGTCGTTTACTCTTTAGGAAATTTCCTGTCTGCTATGTCGACCGGAACTGAAAATAATATCTTAGGAGGAATGATTTCTTTTGATTTTGTGGTAAAAGAAGAAGAGAAAGCTATTGAAAATGTCAAATGGGATGCGACAGTGATGCATTATACAGGAGATCAGAATGATTACGCTGAATCAAGACAGAATTTTAAGATATACCCGTTGGATGATTATACAGAAGAACTTGCACAGCAGCACGTTCTTAATGGTTATCAAGAGAATCAAGTATCGAAAGCCTCTTTACAGCAGACAACAGATAAAGTCATTGATTCGGAATTTCTGAAATGAGAATCACTAACAATCAAAGCAATAGAGACTAAAAGCACTGCTTTAGGTTCAAATAAACCTAAGGCAGTGCCTTTTTTTATTAGAGAGGTTGTTTTACGTTTATTCTTCTTTTTCTTGGATAGCACCTTTTAATGCAGTTGAATCAGCAGGCGGATTACTAAGAATGTTACGGACATCGTCTAAATCGGCTTTAACATTCCAAAGCAAGATACCCACCGGTTTATTATCTTTAAGGTAATAAACAACTTTTCCATCGCCGACTTTATCGATCAATGTGTCTAGCTCTGGATCTAATGTTCCGATAGCTTTCCAAGAGATACCAAACACGACAGAATAGAAGTAAGGAGTATGTGTATACGGTTCATCTGACCCAGCCATCGCTTTTCCAACAGCTTCTCCTGAATTTCGTGCATGATCCACGTGTTCGATTCGATTTTTGCCTAAAATTTTATCTGGATAAGCAGCGATATCTCCAGCTGCATAAATATCTGGATCTTCAGTCCGCAGATATTCATCAACAACAACACCATCTTCTACTTTCAAGCCGCTTTCTTTTGCTAAGGAAACGCGTGGAGAAACACCTAGTCCGCTTACGATTGCATCACCTTCGAGTTCTGTACCATCATCAAGCGTTAAAACCAATTTGTCGTCTTCTTTTCGATAGGATGTAGCACGTTTTTCATTCACAAGTGTGACGCCGGCTTTTTGAAAAGCAGCTTCGTACTCTTTGGCGATTTCTTCAGGAAATTGTTTGCTTCCAAGGGTTTCATCAGGATAAATTAGCGTGACTTTTGTTTGGTTCTGTACCAAACCAGCAGCTAATTCGGCTCCGATATAGCCGCCGCCAATGACTAAAATATGACGGTTATGGCCAGAAAGTTCACGAAGTTTTCGATAATCGGTCCAGTTTCTAAAGAAAATTGCGCGTTCATCTTCAGGACCGTCGATCTTAGCCGGTTCGCTACCTGTTGCCAAGAGTAATTTAGTATAGCCGATGACCGTGCCATCTTCTAATTGAACGGTATGCATATCTCGATTGATTGCTGTTACGACAGTTTCTAATTCAATTTCAGCACCTGTTTCTTCTGTATTAAGTGAAACTTGGTCTTCTGTAAACTCCTCATCTGTCCATAATTTTTTCGTTAAAGCAGGTCGAGTGTAAGGAGCATCGACATCAGCAGAAAGGATACCGATAGTACCCATTTTATCCTGTTCGCGTATTCCATTTGCGGCATAGGCGGCAACCATACCACCTCCGATAATCAAGTAGTCATAAGGTTGGTTAGCTTGTTGTGTGCGTTGAACTTCATTTTCTGGTTGGTTCTGCATGTATCTTTTCTCCTCTCTTTTTTAAATAGTAGCAACGGAGCCAGAGTCGACGCGGTAATTAGAACCGTTGACAAAAGAAGCTTTATCAGAGCAAAGGAAGGCAATGACGGCAGCCACTTCTTCTGTCTGTCCGCGGCGTTTGAGTTCCATATAAGGTCTTTTTTTATCAAGAAACGATTGAATGGCTTCATCTTTTGATACATTTAATTCTTTAGACCGTTTATCCATCATGGCATCAGTCATTGGTGTCTCAATGAAAGCCGGTGAAACGGTGTTGACCAGTAAGCCTTCACGAGCATAAGTACGTGAAAGTCCTTTTGCAAAGGCCAGGATTCCGGCTTTTGCACAGCAATAAGGCAATTCATCGTCATAAGGCTGTACAGCATCTTCAGAAGCTATTAAGACTAGTCTGCCCCAGCCGTCTGCTCTTAAATCTGGCAAGAATTCTTTTACCACACGAACCGGTCCGAGCAAATCTACTTCGAGTGTCGATTCCCAGCCTGCCATGTCAATTTCATGAAAAAGGCCTTGTGCACCGGTAATGCCGGCGGATTGAACCAAAATATCGATTTTTCCAACTTCTTCCGTAATTTTGTCGTGCATCGCTCTCAGTTCTTGGCTGCTGGTAATGTCTGCAGCATAATGAAAAAGGTTATCGTTCGTACCCAGTTTGGCTGCAGCTTGTTCTAACTTTTCTTTCTTTTTACCCGTAAGAATTACTGTGGCGCCTTCTTCTAAAAGAACACGTGCCGTTTCCCAACCAATGCCCGAACTTGAACCAGTAACTAAAGCTACTTTTCCCTTAATACCTAAATCCATGCTGTTTTCCTCCTTAGTGAGTGGTCTGCTGATTTTTAAGTAATTGCCTGAATTCGCTCTCTTTACCTGTTACTTAAAATGGTACTATTCTATCTGAGCAAATACAATGATTACGCATTATGGATTTTTAGATGCATCATTAACAATTCCCCCTGCAATCCCAGACACAGAAAAAGAAATGTTCATCAGGCTATTATTTTTTGTTATGAGTATAGATAAAGTATACTGGTAGTAAGATAAATAAGAGCTTAGTCTGTTTTAAAGGAGACTAAAGTGAAATGGGGTGAAGAAGGTGTTCACAGACAGACGGTTAACGGAAGCTTATAAAAAAGCCAGAGTTGAATATTTTGATGAACATTCAAAATATGTCATCTTTAGTGATGTCCATCGAGGAGATGGCAGTATGTCAGATGAATTTACACGAAATCGGAATATCTATCTTCATGCTTTGAAATACTATTATAAAAATGATTTTACTTATATTGAAGCGGGAGACGGAGATGAAATGTTAGAGTATTCAGATTTTAAATACACTAAAAATGCTCATCGCGAAGTATTTGATCTTATTAAACAATTTTTTGATAAAAAGCGTTTGATACGTTTGTATGGCAATCATGATATCTTTTTAAGAAAACAAAAATTTGTGGAAGAGAACTACTATACAAACTACGATGAATACAATGAAGTGTTTTTTGATTTTCTTAAAGGACTCAGACCAATTGAAGCATTAGTATTAAGAAACTTAGAAACGGGACAAGAAATTTTAACGGTACATGGTCACCAAGGAGATGCACCCAACGATCAATTTGCGTTTTTTACAATGCTTTCTCTAAAGTTTTTTTGGCGATTTCTCCATGGATTTGGCATAAGGAATCCGTCAAGTCCGATAAAAAATGTCTCTAAGCGACATAAAATTGAAAAGAATTTTAATAAGTGGATCAAAAAGAATAAGATGATGCTGATTTGCGGGCACACACATCGATTTAAGTACCCTAAAGACAAGGAACTTCCTTATTTCAATTCAGGCTGTTGTGTCTATCCAACTTTTATTACAGCAATTGAACTGACTGAAGGGCAAGTTCAATTAGTACGCTGGTCAATTAAAGTGAATCCAGATGGAGGACTGACTATTGAAAAAGAAGTAATGAGAGGCCCAGAACCCATTGAAGAATTTGATATCCGCTAAAGTTTTTGACTAAAAAGGAGTAGATTGGTCATAATAGATAAATAATAAATGTAAATAATTAAGCAGGAGATTAAGACATAATGGTCTTAGACTCCTGTTTTTTTGGGTGAAGAAAGGAAGAATGTTTTAGCCTTACACCGATTTAAGCTAGAAAAAACTCCCTAATAATGTAAGCGTTTTAATGTTTCTATATGGGTATAGAATATGTCAATTATCCAAGGAGGAAAAGAAGGAGTACAATAAATTCGTAAAGCGCTTCCATAAAAACGATTAAGGAAAGGGATGTAGATATGTCTAAAAAGAACACAAAAAATTTTAACTTAGACCACATTGTAGAGAACTATAAAAAAGATTTTCCTTTTTATCAAGTTTTAGATAAATCCGGAAAAGTCAGCAATCCAGAATTAGAACCTAATTTATCAGATGAAGAGTTAATTGAATTAATGCGTCGGATTGTTTGGGCTAGAGCCTATGACCAAAGAGTTACCTTATTAAATCGACAAGGGGCACTTGGAAATTACGCTCCAGGTGGAGGACAAGAAGCAAGTCAGGTAGCTACTCAATATGCTTTACGAGATGGAGACTTTTTTGCTGGTACTTATCGTGATTTAGTACCGTTGATTTTTCAAGGATTGCCATTAGAAAAAGCCTTTTTGTGGTACAAGGGTCACATGAAAGGGAATGAATATCCTGAGGATTTAAATGCATATATTCCACAAGTTATTGTCGGTGGACATATTACTCATGCAATGGGTGTAGCATTGGGAATGAAAAAAAGAAATAAAAAGAATATAGTTCTTTCATTAAATGGAGATGGTGCAACTTCTCAAGGTGATTTTTATGAAGGAATAAATTTTGCAGGTGTCTATAACGTTCCTTATGTGATTGTTATTCAAAATAACCGGTACGGAATATCTGTTCCGCTTGAAGAACAGACAAAAGCAGAAACTTTGGCACAAAAAGCAGTAGCTGCTGGGATTCCAGGAATTCAAGTAGACGGAATGGATCCATTAGCTATGTATGCAGCTGTTTCAGCAGCACGAGATCATGCAATAGCAGGTAAAGGTCCTGTTGTCATTGAAGCGCTAACGTATAGATTCGGTCCGCATACGATGTCAGATGATCCTACACGCTATCGTAAAGAAAAAGAACTAACAGAATGGGAAGAAAAAGATCCTTTGATCCGTATGAGAAATTATTTAACAGAAAAAGGATTATGGAGCAAAGAGCAAGAAGAAGAAGTAATTGAAACATGTAAACAAGAAATCAAAGAAGCAGTAACAGCAATTGGTAAAGTTGAAAAACAAAAAGTTTCTGATTTCTTAAAAAACATGTACGAAGTTTCACCTCAAAATGTTCAAGAACAAATCTCAGTGTATGAAGAAAAGGAGATGTCACAAAATGACTGAAAAAACAATTGTTCAAGCCATTAATGATGCCTTAGATTACAAACTAAAAAATGATGAAAATACGTTAATTTATGGTGAAGATGTTGGGCCGAATGGAGGAGTTTTTAGAGTAACAGACGGCTTGCAGGCAAAACATGGAAAAGAACGTGTATTTGACACTCCGTTAGCTGAATCAGGTATTTTGGGAATGTCTATCGGCCTTGCCACTGAAGGCTTTAGACCCATCCCTGAAATTCAATTCTCAGGATTTATTTTAGAGGCAATGGATCCGATCATTGCTCAGTTTTCACGGATGCGTTACCGTTCTGCTAACACGAGAAGTATGCCGATTACAGTGAGAGCTCCTTATGGCGGCGGTGTTCATACACCTGAACTCCATTCAGACAATCTAGAAGGTATTTTATCTCAAGTTCCTGGGATGCGAATTGTCATTCCGAGTAATCCATATGATGCAAAAGGGTTATTGATTTCTTCTATTGAAAGCAATGATCCAGTGATTTTCCTTGAACATTTAAAACTATACCGTTCTATTAAACAAGATATCCCGGATGAAGACTATCGTGTGCCATTAGATAAAGCTGCTATTACTCGAGAAGGGTCAGACGTAACTGTAGTAACTTATGGCTTAATGGTTAGTGAAGCCTTGAAAGCAGCACAAATACTCGAAAAAGAAGATATTTCTGTTGAAGTAGTTGATTTAAGAACTGTTTCTCCTGTTGATATGGAAACTATCATTGAATCAGTCAAGAAAACAGGCCGAGTTGTAGTAGCTCAAGAAGCTCAAAGACAAGCAGGAATTGCAGGACAATTGATGTCAGAAATTGGAGAACGTGCATTCATGTACTTAGAAGCACCTGTTTGTCGAGTAACAGCACCTGATACCGTTTTTCCGTTTGGGGCAGCAGAAGCAGAGTGGATTCCAAATGCTAAAGATATTGAAAAGAAAATAAAAGAAATAGTAGAATTCTAAAAGCAAATAAGGAGGCTTTATAAATGACCTATTCATTCATATTACCAGATAGCGGTGAAGGGATTCATGAAAGTGAAATTGTAGCTTGGGATGTCAAACCAGGAGACAAAGTAAAAGAAGATGATATTTTAGTAGAGATTCAAAGTGA is a window of Carnobacterium mobile DSM 4848 DNA encoding:
- a CDS encoding CapA family protein — translated: MKKIGFLVAMLVLSGCENQSAESPRDVSSAAELALVSSSESSVEPEDPHDEEKRISFVGVGDNLIHNVIFEEAQLEDGSFDFKPMFEYVADPIETADLAFINQETLIGGDAFGFSGYPDFNTPSDMADNLKDLGFDLVNGASNHSLDKGKQGVLNTLEIWEQQEDMVFTGVFDSQEQRDAIPVIERDGLTFSFLAYTYGTNGIEPDASYRLNYFDKDLITQDVKKAKEVSDFVIVSAHWGDEHMLEPNAFQKEYAQLFADLEVDAVIGTHPHVIQPVEWVEGKNGHQTLVVYSLGNFLSAMSTGTENNILGGMISFDFVVKEEEKAIENVKWDATVMHYTGDQNDYAESRQNFKIYPLDDYTEELAQQHVLNGYQENQVSKASLQQTTDKVIDSEFLK
- a CDS encoding ABC transporter permease — its product is MNLEISNTSLLLATGLVLVALGVVYKEKLDLGKDILWGVFRAVVQLFAVGYVLGYVFKLDNTIVTLAMSLVIVFNASYNAAKRSQGIPGAFKTSFIAILTATALTLVILLFSGSIAFSPSQVVPISGMIASNSMIAIGICYRNLNSKFTDQRQQILEKLALGADLKQASISIVRDSIKAGMSPTIDSAKTLGLVSLPGMMSGLMFAGVDPTQAIKYQIMVTFMLLSTTSIASVIASYRAYKGFYNERKQLIG
- a CDS encoding SDR family NAD(P)-dependent oxidoreductase, producing MDLGIKGKVALVTGSSSGIGWETARVLLEEGATVILTGKKKEKLEQAAAKLGTNDNLFHYAADITSSQELRAMHDKITEEVGKIDILVQSAGITGAQGLFHEIDMAGWESTLEVDLLGPVRVVKEFLPDLRADGWGRLVLIASEDAVQPYDDELPYCCAKAGILAFAKGLSRTYAREGLLVNTVSPAFIETPMTDAMMDKRSKELNVSKDEAIQSFLDKKRPYMELKRRGQTEEVAAVIAFLCSDKASFVNGSNYRVDSGSVATI
- a CDS encoding NAD(P)/FAD-dependent oxidoreductase, translating into MQNQPENEVQRTQQANQPYDYLIIGGGMVAAYAANGIREQDKMGTIGILSADVDAPYTRPALTKKLWTDEEFTEDQVSLNTEETGAEIELETVVTAINRDMHTVQLEDGTVIGYTKLLLATGSEPAKIDGPEDERAIFFRNWTDYRKLRELSGHNRHILVIGGGYIGAELAAGLVQNQTKVTLIYPDETLGSKQFPEEIAKEYEAAFQKAGVTLVNEKRATSYRKEDDKLVLTLDDGTELEGDAIVSGLGVSPRVSLAKESGLKVEDGVVVDEYLRTEDPDIYAAGDIAAYPDKILGKNRIEHVDHARNSGEAVGKAMAGSDEPYTHTPYFYSVVFGISWKAIGTLDPELDTLIDKVGDGKVVYYLKDNKPVGILLWNVKADLDDVRNILSNPPADSTALKGAIQEKEE
- a CDS encoding ABC transporter ATP-binding protein, encoding MSKPIIKLTQLSFKANDNLILNDINLSIEEGEFVTITGPSGSGKSTLLKIMASMISQTAGSIDYQGKRLEEYAPIAYRKEVSYCFQTAVLFGKTVQENLSFPYEIRQENFNSEKAAAYLMKVGLNKTYLTKNINDLSGGEKQRIALVRNLLITPKVLLLDEVTSALDAENQLIVRHLIREMNQTEGITVLWVTHNTDEIAESDRVIQIVNGEAEEKR
- a CDS encoding alpha-ketoacid dehydrogenase subunit beta, with the protein product MTEKTIVQAINDALDYKLKNDENTLIYGEDVGPNGGVFRVTDGLQAKHGKERVFDTPLAESGILGMSIGLATEGFRPIPEIQFSGFILEAMDPIIAQFSRMRYRSANTRSMPITVRAPYGGGVHTPELHSDNLEGILSQVPGMRIVIPSNPYDAKGLLISSIESNDPVIFLEHLKLYRSIKQDIPDEDYRVPLDKAAITREGSDVTVVTYGLMVSEALKAAQILEKEDISVEVVDLRTVSPVDMETIIESVKKTGRVVVAQEAQRQAGIAGQLMSEIGERAFMYLEAPVCRVTAPDTVFPFGAAEAEWIPNAKDIEKKIKEIVEF
- a CDS encoding metallophosphoesterase: MFTDRRLTEAYKKARVEYFDEHSKYVIFSDVHRGDGSMSDEFTRNRNIYLHALKYYYKNDFTYIEAGDGDEMLEYSDFKYTKNAHREVFDLIKQFFDKKRLIRLYGNHDIFLRKQKFVEENYYTNYDEYNEVFFDFLKGLRPIEALVLRNLETGQEILTVHGHQGDAPNDQFAFFTMLSLKFFWRFLHGFGIRNPSSPIKNVSKRHKIEKNFNKWIKKNKMMLICGHTHRFKYPKDKELPYFNSGCCVYPTFITAIELTEGQVQLVRWSIKVNPDGGLTIEKEVMRGPEPIEEFDIR
- the pdhA gene encoding pyruvate dehydrogenase (acetyl-transferring) E1 component subunit alpha, translated to MSKKNTKNFNLDHIVENYKKDFPFYQVLDKSGKVSNPELEPNLSDEELIELMRRIVWARAYDQRVTLLNRQGALGNYAPGGGQEASQVATQYALRDGDFFAGTYRDLVPLIFQGLPLEKAFLWYKGHMKGNEYPEDLNAYIPQVIVGGHITHAMGVALGMKKRNKKNIVLSLNGDGATSQGDFYEGINFAGVYNVPYVIVIQNNRYGISVPLEEQTKAETLAQKAVAAGIPGIQVDGMDPLAMYAAVSAARDHAIAGKGPVVIEALTYRFGPHTMSDDPTRYRKEKELTEWEEKDPLIRMRNYLTEKGLWSKEQEEEVIETCKQEIKEAVTAIGKVEKQKVSDFLKNMYEVSPQNVQEQISVYEEKEMSQND